In Deinococcus irradiatisoli, the genomic stretch TGGCCGTTGATGTCCAGCATGAAATCGGTCTGGGCGCCCAGCGGCTCGACCACCAGCACCTTGCCCTGCAGGAAGTTGTCGCCCTCGGGGATGTTGCTCATGCCGCGCACGCCCACGTGCTCGGGACGCACGCCCAGGAACACTTCCTTGCCTTCGTAAGCGCGCAGGCTCTCGGCCAGCGGGCCGCGCGGCGACACCTTGGAGTTGCCCACCATGAACTGCCCGCCCGAAACGCGGGCCGTCAGGAAGTTCATCGAGGGGCTGCCGATGAAGCCGGCCACGAACTTGTTGCGCGGGTAATCGTAGAGGTTCAGCGGCGTGTCGACCTGCTGCATCACGCCGTCTTTCATGACCACGATGCGGTTGCCCAGGGTCATGGCTTCCACCTGATCGTGGGTCACGTAGATGATGGTGGTGCCCAGGCGCTGGTGAATCTGCGAAATCTGCGAGCGCACTTCCACGCGCAGCTTGGCGTCGAGGTTGGAGAGCGGCTCGTCCATCAGGAAGACTTTCGGCTCGCGCACGATGGCGCGTCCCATCGCCACGCGCTGGCGCTGACCACCGGAGAGTTCCTTGGGCTTGCGGCCCAGCAGGTGCTCGATCTGCAGGATCTTGGCGGCGTCACGCACCCGCTTCTCGATCTCGTCTTTAGGGGTCTTGCGCAGCTTCAGGCCGAAGGCCATGTTCTCGTACACGTTCATGTGCGGGTAGAGCGCGTAGTTCTGAAACACCATGGCGATGTCGCGGTCTTTGGGCGGCACGTCGTTGACGACCCGGTCACCGATCTTGAGGATGCCGTCGGAGATGTCTT encodes the following:
- a CDS encoding ABC transporter ATP-binding protein; translated protein: MAEVVLEHVYKRYTAKNVAVADFNLHINDGEFMVFVGPSGCGKSTTLRMIAGLEDISDGILKIGDRVVNDVPPKDRDIAMVFQNYALYPHMNVYENMAFGLKLRKTPKDEIEKRVRDAAKILQIEHLLGRKPKELSGGQRQRVAMGRAIVREPKVFLMDEPLSNLDAKLRVEVRSQISQIHQRLGTTIIYVTHDQVEAMTLGNRIVVMKDGVMQQVDTPLNLYDYPRNKFVAGFIGSPSMNFLTARVSGGQFMVGNSKVSPRGPLAESLRAYEGKEVFLGVRPEHVGVRGMSNIPEGDNFLQGKVLVVEPLGAQTDFMLDINGQTLVAKVEGHAHIKPGDVVDVVVDNERLHAFDTGTEMAIDRGQPMGTRGQADSNQGLVGGRSSREVISTD